In Pongo abelii isolate AG06213 chromosome 5, NHGRI_mPonAbe1-v2.0_pri, whole genome shotgun sequence, a single genomic region encodes these proteins:
- the MRPL14 gene encoding large ribosomal subunit protein uL14m isoform X1, translated as MAFFTGLWGPFTCVSRALSHRCFSTTGSLSAIQKMTRVRVVDNSALGNSPYHRAPRCIHVYKKNGVGKVGDQILLAIKGQKKKALIVGHCMPGPQMTPRFDSNNVVLIEDNGNPVGTRIKTPIPTSLRKREGEYSKVLAIAQNFV; from the exons ATGGCTTTCTTTACTGGGCTCTGGGGCCCCTTCACCTGTGTAAGCAGAGCGCTGAGCCATCGCTGTTTCAG CACCACTGGGAGCCTGAGTGCAATTCAGAAGATGACGCGGGTACGAGTGGTGGACAACAGTGCCCTGGGGAACAGCCCATACCATCGGGCTCCTCGCTGCATCCATGTCTACAAGAAGAATGGAGTGGGCAAGGTGGGCGACCAGATACTACTGGCCATCAAGGGACAGAAGAAAAAGGCGCTCATTGTGGGGCATTGCATGCCTGGCCCCCAAATGACCCCCAGATTCGACTCCAACAACGTGGTCCTCATTGAGGACAACGGGAACCCTGTGGGGACCCGAATTAAGACACCCATCCCCACCAGCCTGCGCAAGCGGGAAGGCGAGTATTCCAAGGTGCTGGCCATTGCTCAGAACTTTGTGTGA
- the MRPL14 gene encoding large ribosomal subunit protein uL14m isoform X2, whose translation MTRVRVVDNSALGNSPYHRAPRCIHVYKKNGVGKVGDQILLAIKGQKKKALIVGHCMPGPQMTPRFDSNNVVLIEDNGNPVGTRIKTPIPTSLRKREGEYSKVLAIAQNFV comes from the coding sequence ATGACGCGGGTACGAGTGGTGGACAACAGTGCCCTGGGGAACAGCCCATACCATCGGGCTCCTCGCTGCATCCATGTCTACAAGAAGAATGGAGTGGGCAAGGTGGGCGACCAGATACTACTGGCCATCAAGGGACAGAAGAAAAAGGCGCTCATTGTGGGGCATTGCATGCCTGGCCCCCAAATGACCCCCAGATTCGACTCCAACAACGTGGTCCTCATTGAGGACAACGGGAACCCTGTGGGGACCCGAATTAAGACACCCATCCCCACCAGCCTGCGCAAGCGGGAAGGCGAGTATTCCAAGGTGCTGGCCATTGCTCAGAACTTTGTGTGA